GGCCGGCCGGCACGGCGCCGTTGAACTGCAGGTTGACCATGCGCGGCGCCGCGGTGGCGTTGACGATTTTGAGGATGACCTCGCGCGTGGATTCCTCGAAGGTGGCCGAGGCATAAACCCGCTCCGGCTGGCCGATGTCACCGCTCAGGCGGGCAGGCAGGATTAAATCGCCGCGATTGCGGGCAAAGGCCTGCTGCACGTAGTAATTGGGCGTGCCATAGACGCGGAGGTTGTCGAACCAGATGAGATTGGGCCGCCATTGCCAGGCTTCTTCATGCGCGGACAAGGGCGCGTAGCTGCACATGCGCACCACCTCGCCATTGCGCTCCAGGCCGGTCATGAAGGCGGCCTCGGCCAGCGCGCATTCCCAGTTGTTGCGATTGTCCGGACTGACGGTGCGGACGCTCTGGGCGGCATATTCTCCGGCAAACACCCGGGGGCCATTCCGGTCGTAGCGGTCGTAACGGCGCGTATTGTCCAGAAACCATTGCGGCGGGCGGTAGTAGTGCTCATCCACGATGTCGGCGCGAAGCTGGCGGAGGCGCGGCCAGAGAAAATCAAACTTCGGACCGTCCGGGTCCGGTCCGGCGCTGGAGATGAGCCGGATTTCCGGATGCCGTTGCTGCAGCACGCGGGCGAAGCGCTCATAACGCTCGAGGTATTGCGGCCCCCATTGCTCATTGCCGATGCCCAGCATTTTCAAATGGAAGGGCCGCGGATGCCCCATGGCGGCGCGCTTGGCACCCCAGACGGTGTTGGTGGGGCCGTTGGCGAACTCAATCAAATCCAGCGCGTCCTGAATGAAGGGGTCCAATTGCTCCAACGGCACCAGCTCGCCGGTGTTGAACTGGCAGGCCATGCCGCAATTCAGAATGGGCAGCGGCTCGGCGCCCAAATCTTCGCAGAGCAGAAAGTACTCATAAAAGCCCAGTCCGAAACTTTGGTAATAGTCGGGCGTGGGCCGGTGTTTGAACTCCATGTTCCAGCGATTGATGATGAGCTTGCGCTCTTCCGGACGGCCGATGGTGTTCTTCCACTGGTAACGGTTTTCCAAATTAAAGCCCTCCACAATGCAGCCGCCCGGAAAGCGGATGAACGCGGGCTTCAGCTCGGCCAGCATCTGGACCATGTCCGCCCGCAGCCCGCCCGGCCGGTTTTTCCAGGTCTTGCGCGGAAAGAGCGAGACCATGTCCAGGTGCAACCGTCCCTGTCCCTCGAACGTGAGGCGCAGCCGGGCCTTGGCCTCGGTGGCGCGCGCCGTCAAAGAAGCGGTGTGCCGCTGCCAGGTGGCTTGCAATCCCTTGATTTGCGCGCGGCCAATGACCAGCCCCTGCGCGTCCAGCAGCTCCAAAATCAAGGTCACCGGGCCGCCCGTGACCTGGCGGGCAAACACTGAAAAATCATAGGTTTCCCCCTGGCGGATGCCCATGCCGCGAAATCCCTCATTGATGATTGCCACTCCTTTATCCGCCGGGCCAAGGGTCACATCAAGGTATTGCGGATTGTTGGGATGCAGCGCGTCGCGGCTGCTGATGCCCACCATGGCGGCGCTGCCGGGCGGGCGGGAAACCTGCCAGCCCATGAGCGGCTGGTTGAATTCAAAAGAGCGATTTTTGACCAGCTCGCCATAGAGGCCGCCATCCGCGCCGAAGTTGATGTCCTCAAAGAAAATGCCCCACATCACCGGGCTGACGCGGGCCACGGGACGGTGCACATCAATCTCGATTCGGCAGGCGGCTTCCTCCGCGGCTTGAGAAAAAACGCAGGGGATTGCCAGCCCGGCGACCAACAGGAGACGCGCAATTACTTTCATACCTTTATTTATAAAGGCGGCCGCAGCGGTTGACAACCGCAGATGCAATCACCAGCGGGATTCAGAGCCGGGCGGCCGCTTGCGCCAGCGCCTGCAGGTTGGCTCCGGGGGTGCCGGGGGATACGCCGCCACCGGCGGAGAGCAGCCAGCGCCGTGGGTCCGGGAGACTGGCGCGAGCGGCGGCCACCGCTTGCGCCACTTGCTCCGGCGCGCCCTGCGCCAGGACGTCCAGGGGCGGAATGTTGCCCATGAGGCAGATGTCCGGCCCGCAAAGCTCCCGCACGCGGTTCAGGGGCTGGAGGTGGGTGAAGTTGAAGATGTCCACCGGGATTTCGCGCAGGAAGGGATACGGCACCACGTTGTTGGTGTCATTATGAAATATCTTCAGGGCTTCAGGAAAGGCCCGGAAGATTTGTTGCAAATATGGCAGGGCGAACGTTTGAAAATCCCGGGGCGACAGGAAGCCGGTGATGTCGTCCAAGACCATGATGCCCTGCACGGCGGGGCCGGCGGCGGCGGCTTGCGCTTCGAGCCAGTGAATGATGAAACGCGACAAGGTTTGCAGCAGGCGGTGAGCCTTTTCGGGGTCGGTTTTGATGCCCATGAGAAACTCGCTGACGCCCACCAGATGCGTGGCGAGGGTGAGCGGACCGCGGGCCGCCACCATCCTGACGTCATGGCCCGCCTCGGCCAGCTTGGGCCGGGCGCGGCGGTAGAGGGTTAGCAAATACGGCAAAAATCCATCCGTTTCAGGGTTCGGCTCCGCCAGTTCGGGCAAAGCCTCCCACGTCTCGGCCAGGGGCAGGACCTGGGGCGTTTTGTCCGGGTAGAACAGCGTCTTGCAGCCGAAGGCGGAAGGCTCGGCGCCCATGCCAATTTCCGCCCAGCATCCCGGCAGGAAAATGAGGTCGGGAAATTCGCGAATAACGCGCAGGTTGGCATCGAGCCAGACATCGGGCGCGAAGAGATAATCAAGCGTGGATAGTCCCAGATAACCTGGAATCCACGGGCTGTCCACAATCAGCGCCACGGGCACATGCGGAAGAACTTCACCGCGGGCGCAGCGGCAGAGGATTTCCCATTGTACAGCAGTCATGCGTTAGAGTCTGAGGGCCTGGGCTTGCGCCAACAGGCTGAGTTCAGCGGCCAAAAAAGTGTGCTCCTGGGTCATCGCGCTTTCAGTGCGGTCCAAACAATCGCGAATCAGCGCGCCAAAGTAGGGGAAACCGACCTTCCCCTGCACAGGCAGGTGATGCTCGCCCCGGGCATCCACCAGATACACATGGTCACTGGCGCGGTCACGGGCCACGTCCAGGTATTTGCGCAGCTCGATGGTGCCGGTGGTGCCGATGATGAAAGTGCGCCCATCGCCCCAGGCCCCCAGGCCGTCGGGGGTGTACCAGTCCACGCGGCAATAAAAGGTGGCGCCGTTGTCGGCCACGGCGGTGGCATCGCCAAAATCCTCAAACTCCGGGTATTGGGCGGCGTAGTAATTGGTCACGCGGCTGTGCAGGACGCGGGCGCTGCGCGCGCCGGTGAAGGCGAGGAATTGCTCGAATTGATGACTGGCGAGGTCACAAAGGATGCCGCCGGTTTTGCTCCGCTCAAAAAACCAAGGCGGGCGGGTGGGGGCATTCATCCGGTGCGGCCCCAGACCGGCCACGTGCAGCACGCGGCCAATACGGCCTTCCTGAATGAGCTGCCCGGCATAAATGGCGGCCTCGCAGTGCAGGCGCTCGGCGTAATACACCGCGAAAATGCGGCGGGTCTGGCGGACTTTTTCCCGGGCGGCGGCCAGTTGCTCGAGGGTGGTGAAAGCGGGTTTGTCGGCAAAATAATCCTTGCCATGCTCCATCACGCGCAGGCCCAGCGGGGTGCGCTCGCAGGGGACGGGCGCGCCCGCCACCAGATGCAGGGTGGGGTCCTCCAAAATCTCGGCTTCACTGGCGGCCGCGCGGACGCCGGGGTAAGTCTGGCAAAAACGCCGGACCTTTTCGGCATCCGGGTCATACACGGCCACGAGCTGGCCGCCAGCCTCGATAAGGCCGTTGCACATGCCGTAGATGTGGCCGTGGTCGAGGCCCATCGCCGCGAAGCGAAATTCGCCGGGCGCGCAAACCACATTAGGCTTGCCCTTGGGGGCGTACATCATGCCGTCGGCCTTCTGAAAATCGCTCATGGCGGTGTAGGATAAAACGGCACGGCGCTGGAGGCAATGGCAGGTTGGAGAAGTACTGCCATTTCGAGCGGGCATGCCCCCCAGGCTTGCCGGGCGGGCGAAAAGGTGTTAAGCGTGAGGCCATCTTATGTCACATACCTCCGATAGCGGGTCTTCGTTTGCTTCCTTCCCCAGCGCCTGGACGCGCCGTGAGTTCCTGCGCAGCACCTCCGTCGCGGCGGCCCTGGCCTCGCTGGCGCCCTGGGAGGCCGTGGCCGGCCCCTTCACGCGGCCGGACTTTGAAAAATTGGTGCCTGCCGACAAAAAGCTTTCCCCCGAATGGGTGCGCTCCCTCTTCGAGCGCGGCACGCGCACGGTGTACCGCGGCGCCGAGCTGGAAAAAATCGGCATGCCGGTGGGGGGCATTTGCACGGGACAGGTGTACCTGGGCGGCGACGGACGATTGTGGCACTGGGACATTTTCAATCAGCACATCGGCACCGGCGCCGAGCACTACGCGCGCCCCCTGCAGCCGCAGTCGCCGCTCGAGCAGGGCTTTGCGTTGCAACTCACCACCGGCGGGCAGACTCAAACCCGCCGCTTTGACCGCACCGGCTGGCGGGACATTGAGTTCACCGGGGAATATCCCATCGGTTTCGTGACCTACCGGGATGCGGAGGCCCCCGTGACCGTGCAGCTCGAGGCGTTCAGTCCGTTCATTCCGCTCAACGTGGAGGATTCCTCGCTGCCTGCCACGGTCATGCGGTTCACCGTCACCAATCACTCCCGGCAGCGGGTGGAGGTGGAATTGGCGGGCTGGCTGGAAAACGCCGTGGGGTTGCACAGTGCCCCGCGGTACCTTTTCCAACGCCGCAATCGCATTGTACGCCGCCCCGGTCTGCTGGCGCTGGTTTGCGCGGCGGAGGCGGCGCCTCCCCCCAGCACGCCGCAACGGCCGGATGTGGTGTTTGACGATTTTGAACGCCCCACGCATGAAGGGTGGACCGTCACCGGCACCGCTTTTGGCGCCGGGCCGGTAAGTCAGGCGCAAGTGCCGGAATACCAGGGCAAGCTGGGATTTCACGGGCAACGCGGCATCAATTCTCACGCCGCCGCCCCTGCGCAGGACGTGGGCGGGCGCGACGCCCACAAGGGCACACTTACCAGCCGGCCGTTTGTGATTGAACGCAACTACATTCATTTCCTTATCGGGGGCGGGGCGCACGCCGGACGCACCTGTCTGAACCTGCTGGTGGAGGACCGCGTGGTGCTCTCGGCCACGGGCCACGCTGGCAATGACCTGCGCTTGAAATGGTGGGATGTCCGCCCCTGGCTGGGACGCTCGGCGCGCCTGCAGGTGGTGGACGAGGAATCCGGCGCCTGGGGCAACATCGGCGTGGATAACATTGTGTTCAGCGATGCCCCTCCCCCACCCCCCGGACCGCTGGAGGAAGCCCCGGACTTCGGGACGATGGCGCTGGTGTTATTGCCGCCAGAAGGCGCCGGCAAAATACCCAACACGGACCGCGCCAACGCCGCCCTGCCCGAGCCGGGCACACCGGCGGGACTGTTTGCACCAGCACCCGCGGCGCAGGAAGCGCTGCGGCCCGCCAGCCAGAAATTGCTGGGCGCGCTGACGCGGCGGCTGGTCCTGGCGCCGGGGGCGTCGGGCACGGCTACATTCGCGGTCTGCTGGCATTTTCCGAACCTGCGGATGGACCGTCTGCCGCCGGGACGTTACTACGGCACGCGGTTTGGCTCGGCCTTGGGGGTGGCGGAATACCTGGCGGCCCAGTTTGCCTCACTTTATGCGCAAACCAGGTTATGGCATGACACGTGGTATGACTCCACCCTGCCTTACTGGTTTTTGGACCGCACCTTCCTGAACATCTCCACCCTGGCCACGTCCACCTGCCATCGGCTGGGCAACGGCCGATTTTGGGGATGGGAAGGCGTGGGTTGCTGCCACGGCACCTGCACGCACGTTTGGAATTATGCGCAGGCGGTGGCCCGCCTGTTTCCCCAGTTGGAGCGCGACACACGCGAGCGGGTGGATTTTGGTCTCGCGCTGCAAAAAGACGGCGCCATTTTTTTCCGCGCCGAGCACAACAATTATCCGGCGGTGGACGGGCAGGCGGGCACCGTGCTGCGGGCGTTGCGGGAGCATCAAATGTGCACGGACGATGCGTGGCTGCGGCGCAACTGGCCCGGCATCAAGCGTGCCACCCAATGGCTCATCCAGAAGGATGAAGACGGCGACGGCCTCATCACCTCCAACCAGCACAACACGCTGGATACGGACTGGTATGGACCGGTGGCGTGGTTGAGCGGGGTGTATCTGGCCGCGTTGCGCGCGGCCGAGGCCATGGCCAAAGAGGTGGGGGATGAAGCCTTTGGCCGGCAATGCCGGGAAATATTCGAGCGGGGCCGGAAAAATCTGGTGAGTCGTTTGTTTGACGGGGAATACTTCATCAATCAACCGGACCCCAAGCATCTGGACGCGATTAATTCCGGCAGCGGCTGCCACATTGACCAGGTGCTGGGCCAGAGCTGGGCCTGGCAAATGGGTTTGGGGCGGGTATTGCCGGAGGCCGAGACACTCAGCGCGCTGCGGTCCCTCTGGCGCTACAACTTCACGCCGGATGTGGGGCCTTACCGCGAAGTGTACCGTCCGGGGCGCTGGTATGCGATGCCCGGCGAGGGCGGATTGCTGATGTGCACATTTCCGCGCACGGACTGGGACTACCCCCAGGCCCGGGGCAAAGGGGCGGAGTGGGCGGCGGGATACTTCAATGAGTGCATGAACGGCTTTGAGTACCAGGTGGCCGGCCACATGATAGCCGAAGGCATGCTCATGGAAGGCCTGGCCATCACGCGGATGATTCATGACCGCTATCACCCGCTGCGGCGCAACCCGTGGAATGAAGTGGAATGCGGCGACCACTACGCCCGCTCCATGGCCAGTTACGGCGTTTTCCTGATGGCGGCCGGTTTCGAGTATCACGGGCCCCAGGGCCTGCTGGGTTTTGCGCCACGCCTGAAGCCGGAGAATTTCCGCTGCGCCTTCACCTCCGCCGAGGGATGGGGCACTTTTGCGCAACGGCAGGAAGGCGGCAAAATGACCGCGGAAATCACAGTGAAATGGGGGCGCCTGCGGCTGGCCACCTGGAAATTATCGCCCACCGCCCGGCCCGCCGGAGTGCGGCTGCAGCGCGGAAAACAGGCGGTCTCCGCCGGGGTGGATTACGCCGACGGCGCGCTACTTTTACGGTTTTCCCCGCCCCTGACCCTCGGGGCGGGAGAAACCCTGCAGGCCAGCATGGAATGACGTGGTTCACGCCGGGGGGCGCCGGCCCTTAAAGATTGCGCTCGTACACCCGGTAAATCTTGTACACTTCACCCCCAAACAATTCGATGACGCGCTTGACGGGCTCGTTGTCCTCCAACACCCACGACGCCTCCACGTGCCGGAAACCGGCGCGAAAGCCGGTGCGCAAGCCGTGACACAACATGGCGGCCTCAATGCCCCGCCCGCGGTATTTCTTTTTCACGCCCAGAGTGATGACGCGCACAATGTCGGTAGGTTTCCAGTGCAACAAATAGGGCAGGGCCTGGAACAACCCCGGCGACAGCAGGCGCCCGCGCAACGGCCGGAAGGCCTCGTTGTAATCCGGCGAGGCCAGCAGGAAACCCACGGTTTCCTGCGGGGTCTCCATCACGTAAGCCAGCCCTTCATACAGCAGGGGCTTGAGGCGTTTGGCCATGAATTGGATTTCGTCCGGCGTCATGGGCACAAAGCCCCAGTTGGACTCCCAGGCTTCGTTATAGACTTCGGTAACTTTGCGGATGTCCTCGGCCAGCGTTTTTTTGCGGATGGGCCGCAGGCGCATCTCCGGCTCGCGTTTTTCAAACTTGGCGGCGATGCGCTCGAAACGCTCCATGGGGGTGTTGGCGAGGTCAAAGAAAAAGGCGAGCAAATCCTTGGCCTTGGCAAAGCCGGCCAGCTCGACCAGCCGCGGATAATACGGCGGGTTGTAGGTCATCATGAATACCGGCGGGCGCTCGAATCCCTGGACCAGCAGGCCGCACTCGTCGTTGGTGCTGGGATTCATGGGCCCCAGGAGGCGCCGGGCGCCCTGCTCTCGCGCCCAGCGCAGGGCGGCCTCGAAGAGCGCGCCGCTGACGGCCGGGTCGTCCACGCACTCGAAAAACCCCCAAAACGCCGCCGGGTCTTTCTGGAATTGCACGTAATGCTGGTCATAAATGGCGGCGATGCGGCCCACAGCGCGGCCGTCACGCTCGGCCAGCCACAACTGCATGCGGGCATGCTGAAAGAAGGGGTTGCCGTCGAGAAACACCTGCCGCTGGTCCAGCATCAGGGGCGCCACCCAATGGGGGTCACCCGCGTAGATGGGATAGGCCGCCCGCATGAAACGGTTCACGTCCCGGGCGGTTCTGGCCAGGGGGATGATATTCATGGAAATAAAAAAACGGGCAGGCCGCCGAGACCTGCCCGTTCATTACACTCATGGGTTGGTCGCGGCCGGAGGCGCGTTGGTGGCGCCGGCATTGGCTTCCGGCGCCTTGACCACCAGCATTTCATGGCGGGGCTTGAGGAGCGGCTCCACGGACCACTTGGAAATGAGGTAATCCCATTTCTCGAATTGTTTTTCCTTTTCGTACTTGTCCTGCAGTTTTTTCAGGTTGTCCTTGAACTCCTTGTCCAGCCGCTCCTTGTCTTCGGGCTTTTCGTCCTTGCCCGGCACGCGCTCTTTCTGGGCGGGTTGGAAGGCCACGGCAAAACTCATGGGATAGTTGTTGCCATCGGCGGAGGGCTTGCCGAATTTCAAGGTGTAGGTGAAACCATCAAAGGTCTCCAGGATGGCGGTGGACGGCTCCTTCAAGCCGGTTTCC
This is a stretch of genomic DNA from Fontisphaera persica. It encodes these proteins:
- a CDS encoding Gfo/Idh/MocA family protein, which codes for MSDFQKADGMMYAPKGKPNVVCAPGEFRFAAMGLDHGHIYGMCNGLIEAGGQLVAVYDPDAEKVRRFCQTYPGVRAAASEAEILEDPTLHLVAGAPVPCERTPLGLRVMEHGKDYFADKPAFTTLEQLAAAREKVRQTRRIFAVYYAERLHCEAAIYAGQLIQEGRIGRVLHVAGLGPHRMNAPTRPPWFFERSKTGGILCDLASHQFEQFLAFTGARSARVLHSRVTNYYAAQYPEFEDFGDATAVADNGATFYCRVDWYTPDGLGAWGDGRTFIIGTTGTIELRKYLDVARDRASDHVYLVDARGEHHLPVQGKVGFPYFGALIRDCLDRTESAMTQEHTFLAAELSLLAQAQALRL
- a CDS encoding GH116 family glycosyl-hydrolase → MSHTSDSGSSFASFPSAWTRREFLRSTSVAAALASLAPWEAVAGPFTRPDFEKLVPADKKLSPEWVRSLFERGTRTVYRGAELEKIGMPVGGICTGQVYLGGDGRLWHWDIFNQHIGTGAEHYARPLQPQSPLEQGFALQLTTGGQTQTRRFDRTGWRDIEFTGEYPIGFVTYRDAEAPVTVQLEAFSPFIPLNVEDSSLPATVMRFTVTNHSRQRVEVELAGWLENAVGLHSAPRYLFQRRNRIVRRPGLLALVCAAEAAPPPSTPQRPDVVFDDFERPTHEGWTVTGTAFGAGPVSQAQVPEYQGKLGFHGQRGINSHAAAPAQDVGGRDAHKGTLTSRPFVIERNYIHFLIGGGAHAGRTCLNLLVEDRVVLSATGHAGNDLRLKWWDVRPWLGRSARLQVVDEESGAWGNIGVDNIVFSDAPPPPPGPLEEAPDFGTMALVLLPPEGAGKIPNTDRANAALPEPGTPAGLFAPAPAAQEALRPASQKLLGALTRRLVLAPGASGTATFAVCWHFPNLRMDRLPPGRYYGTRFGSALGVAEYLAAQFASLYAQTRLWHDTWYDSTLPYWFLDRTFLNISTLATSTCHRLGNGRFWGWEGVGCCHGTCTHVWNYAQAVARLFPQLERDTRERVDFGLALQKDGAIFFRAEHNNYPAVDGQAGTVLRALREHQMCTDDAWLRRNWPGIKRATQWLIQKDEDGDGLITSNQHNTLDTDWYGPVAWLSGVYLAALRAAEAMAKEVGDEAFGRQCREIFERGRKNLVSRLFDGEYFINQPDPKHLDAINSGSGCHIDQVLGQSWAWQMGLGRVLPEAETLSALRSLWRYNFTPDVGPYREVYRPGRWYAMPGEGGLLMCTFPRTDWDYPQARGKGAEWAAGYFNECMNGFEYQVAGHMIAEGMLMEGLAITRMIHDRYHPLRRNPWNEVECGDHYARSMASYGVFLMAAGFEYHGPQGLLGFAPRLKPENFRCAFTSAEGWGTFAQRQEGGKMTAEITVKWGRLRLATWKLSPTARPAGVRLQRGKQAVSAGVDYADGALLLRFSPPLTLGAGETLQASME
- a CDS encoding uroporphyrinogen decarboxylase family protein, with amino-acid sequence MTAVQWEILCRCARGEVLPHVPVALIVDSPWIPGYLGLSTLDYLFAPDVWLDANLRVIREFPDLIFLPGCWAEIGMGAEPSAFGCKTLFYPDKTPQVLPLAETWEALPELAEPNPETDGFLPYLLTLYRRARPKLAEAGHDVRMVAARGPLTLATHLVGVSEFLMGIKTDPEKAHRLLQTLSRFIIHWLEAQAAAAGPAVQGIMVLDDITGFLSPRDFQTFALPYLQQIFRAFPEALKIFHNDTNNVVPYPFLREIPVDIFNFTHLQPLNRVRELCGPDICLMGNIPPLDVLAQGAPEQVAQAVAAARASLPDPRRWLLSAGGGVSPGTPGANLQALAQAAARL
- a CDS encoding alpha-L-arabinofuranosidase C-terminal domain-containing protein, with the translated sequence MKVIARLLLVAGLAIPCVFSQAAEEAACRIEIDVHRPVARVSPVMWGIFFEDINFGADGGLYGELVKNRSFEFNQPLMGWQVSRPPGSAAMVGISSRDALHPNNPQYLDVTLGPADKGVAIINEGFRGMGIRQGETYDFSVFARQVTGGPVTLILELLDAQGLVIGRAQIKGLQATWQRHTASLTARATEAKARLRLTFEGQGRLHLDMVSLFPRKTWKNRPGGLRADMVQMLAELKPAFIRFPGGCIVEGFNLENRYQWKNTIGRPEERKLIINRWNMEFKHRPTPDYYQSFGLGFYEYFLLCEDLGAEPLPILNCGMACQFNTGELVPLEQLDPFIQDALDLIEFANGPTNTVWGAKRAAMGHPRPFHLKMLGIGNEQWGPQYLERYERFARVLQQRHPEIRLISSAGPDPDGPKFDFLWPRLRQLRADIVDEHYYRPPQWFLDNTRRYDRYDRNGPRVFAGEYAAQSVRTVSPDNRNNWECALAEAAFMTGLERNGEVVRMCSYAPLSAHEEAWQWRPNLIWFDNLRVYGTPNYYVQQAFARNRGDLILPARLSGDIGQPERVYASATFEESTREVILKIVNATAAPRMVNLQFNGAVPAGRAGRATVLAAALAEENSLTHPTRVAPLTQSLTPVGPAVAHVAPAYSLSVLRVPVKISAK
- a CDS encoding GNAT family N-acetyltransferase, whose product is MNIIPLARTARDVNRFMRAAYPIYAGDPHWVAPLMLDQRQVFLDGNPFFQHARMQLWLAERDGRAVGRIAAIYDQHYVQFQKDPAAFWGFFECVDDPAVSGALFEAALRWAREQGARRLLGPMNPSTNDECGLLVQGFERPPVFMMTYNPPYYPRLVELAGFAKAKDLLAFFFDLANTPMERFERIAAKFEKREPEMRLRPIRKKTLAEDIRKVTEVYNEAWESNWGFVPMTPDEIQFMAKRLKPLLYEGLAYVMETPQETVGFLLASPDYNEAFRPLRGRLLSPGLFQALPYLLHWKPTDIVRVITLGVKKKYRGRGIEAAMLCHGLRTGFRAGFRHVEASWVLEDNEPVKRVIELFGGEVYKIYRVYERNL